One stretch of Bradyrhizobium canariense DNA includes these proteins:
- a CDS encoding CBS domain-containing protein has translation MSIDSILRQKGADVATIAPEASVKRATSWLHAKNIGALVVTSGNAVVGLISEREIVHAIARYGETATSMPVSEIMRRGVITVTPTDTVSHVMSLMTRHRVRHMPVLRDGNLVGIISIGDVVKHRLEDLELETNVLRDVYNAAR, from the coding sequence ATGTCCATCGACAGCATTCTGAGGCAGAAGGGAGCCGACGTCGCAACAATAGCGCCGGAAGCCAGCGTCAAGAGGGCGACGAGCTGGCTGCATGCAAAAAATATCGGCGCTCTCGTGGTGACGAGTGGCAACGCAGTTGTTGGCCTCATTTCCGAACGTGAAATCGTTCACGCAATTGCTCGTTATGGTGAGACTGCTACTTCGATGCCTGTGAGCGAAATCATGCGACGCGGCGTGATCACCGTCACACCGACCGACACTGTCTCTCACGTGATGAGTCTGATGACCCGCCATCGCGTGCGCCACATGCCCGTTCTGCGCGACGGCAACCTTGTTGGTATCATCAGCATCGGCGATGTGGTCAAGCATCGGCTCGAGGATCTGGAGCTTGAGACGAACGTCCTGCGTGATGTCTACAACGCCGCGCGTTGA